One segment of Mycolicibacterium sp. YH-1 DNA contains the following:
- a CDS encoding PotD/PotF family extracellular solute-binding protein produces the protein MMKPVALALAALTLFTAGCGGGDDTPVGAGSSNPGDPASITGTIRLFSYEDGYDPDYMASFKEQYPNITLDTASFGSNEEAIAKVKSGFTADIINTCVDEAALEAVEADVYAPLDTSRLENWDKIWPAMKEMPGVTYDGQFFVVPVDAGTAGLMYNADKITAPPTSWNDLFDPKYKSRASLQDNAVTAIDIGALATGITDPLNIDAGQLESVKQFLISNRGNFRTWWADQGELITLFKTGEIDIASGYTNIQKDLQSEGLNVKFATAKEGQMLWTCGYGISPKIKPENVDAAYALLNWYTSLPAQVWAATNWNYMGSNEGIVEAVTPEVREDAALDTLFNLDDAIPAAPPKDRDAWIRAWAQVKAS, from the coding sequence ATGATGAAGCCGGTGGCCCTGGCACTCGCCGCGTTGACCCTGTTCACCGCAGGCTGCGGCGGCGGTGACGACACGCCCGTCGGCGCCGGCAGCTCCAACCCCGGTGACCCCGCCTCGATCACCGGCACCATTCGGCTCTTCTCCTACGAGGACGGCTACGACCCCGACTACATGGCGTCGTTCAAGGAGCAGTACCCGAACATCACGCTCGATACCGCGTCGTTCGGCAGCAACGAGGAGGCGATCGCGAAGGTCAAGTCCGGTTTCACCGCCGACATCATCAACACCTGCGTCGACGAGGCCGCGCTGGAGGCCGTCGAGGCGGATGTCTATGCGCCGCTGGATACCTCGCGCCTGGAGAACTGGGACAAGATCTGGCCCGCCATGAAGGAGATGCCCGGCGTCACGTACGACGGCCAGTTCTTCGTCGTGCCGGTCGACGCGGGCACCGCCGGCCTGATGTACAACGCGGACAAGATCACTGCCCCGCCGACCTCGTGGAACGACCTGTTCGACCCGAAGTACAAGAGCCGGGCCTCATTACAGGACAACGCCGTCACCGCGATCGACATCGGCGCACTGGCCACCGGTATCACGGATCCGCTCAACATCGACGCCGGGCAGTTGGAGAGCGTGAAGCAGTTCCTCATCTCCAACCGCGGCAACTTCCGCACCTGGTGGGCCGATCAGGGTGAACTCATCACGCTGTTCAAGACCGGCGAGATCGACATCGCCAGCGGCTACACCAACATTCAGAAGGACCTGCAGTCCGAGGGATTGAACGTGAAGTTCGCGACCGCCAAGGAAGGTCAGATGCTGTGGACCTGCGGGTACGGCATCAGTCCGAAGATCAAGCCCGAGAACGTGGATGCCGCATACGCGTTGCTCAACTGGTACACCAGCCTGCCCGCCCAGGTGTGGGCGGCGACGAACTGGAACTACATGGGCTCGAACGAGGGCATCGTCGAGGCGGTCACGCCGGAGGTGCGCGAGGACGCGGCACTGGACACGCTCTTCAACCTCGACGACGCCATTCCTGCCGCCCCGCCGAAGGATCGCGACGCGTGGATCAGGGCCTGGGCGCAAGTCAAGGCATCATGA
- a CDS encoding aminotransferase class III-fold pyridoxal phosphate-dependent enzyme, with the protein MNQGDLLADPDVALDEAQIAAAVGELFGIVGVVVGGFDSERDQTALLADAGGAQRVVKISHAATPEADVDLEGSAAVWVRDVDPTLPMAVPLPTLDGALHGTSHGRLIRLYDRLPGEASRPGSTLKPAAVKEFGAVAARLGLALRGFFHSAARRGLPWHAESRHDVRPMANAITDPAGRALVLEAFDRFETDVAPRWAGLRAQPVHTDLTLDNLLLDDDHHVCGVLDFGDLTHTALVWDVAAALSSVASTRTGRDLHSTIGLFLDGYTAVCPLEPVEREVLVDSLRLRTAITLSLSAARRRDRPDVADYLSSWDAGAWNLLRELETPQPKPTNLRARRDRVFGTVLAPLTYSEPLTPVRGSGATLYDADGREYVDAYNNVPVVGHAHPRVATAIADQARLLSTNLRYLHPRAIELAERLVATMPAGLDTVLFLNSGSEAVDLAWRIAEAATGKTGALVSDFAYHGVTTATTALSPEQWRGGWAPEHVRTFAVGSQPEADGVAAVFIEPTYTSDGILVPGTDYHASLTATAHEAGALVVADEVQAGFGRAGDHLWSFVGAGITPDVVTLGKPMGNGFPVAAVIARRADVEALAERTEFFSTFAGGPVAAVAATAVLDVIADENLIEHAGAMGELLRQRLTESGCDVRGRGLLIGVDLGDAAHAGRVLDHARRSGVLIGSTGPCSDVLKIRPPLVITPEQVERVAATVLNAIERERDA; encoded by the coding sequence ATGAACCAGGGCGATCTGCTCGCCGATCCCGACGTTGCACTCGACGAAGCCCAAATAGCCGCCGCCGTAGGCGAACTGTTCGGAATCGTCGGCGTGGTGGTCGGCGGCTTCGACAGCGAGCGTGACCAGACCGCGCTGCTCGCCGACGCCGGCGGCGCGCAACGTGTCGTCAAGATCTCGCACGCCGCGACGCCCGAGGCGGACGTGGATCTCGAGGGCAGCGCCGCCGTCTGGGTCCGCGACGTCGACCCGACGCTCCCCATGGCTGTCCCGCTGCCGACGCTCGACGGCGCCCTGCACGGGACGTCCCACGGCCGGTTGATCCGGCTCTACGACCGGCTACCCGGCGAGGCCTCCCGGCCCGGCTCGACGCTCAAACCCGCTGCCGTCAAGGAGTTCGGTGCCGTCGCCGCCCGGCTCGGCCTGGCGCTGCGCGGATTCTTCCACTCCGCCGCTCGGCGCGGGCTGCCGTGGCACGCCGAATCCCGCCACGACGTCCGTCCGATGGCCAACGCCATCACCGACCCCGCCGGCCGCGCACTGGTGCTCGAGGCCTTCGACCGATTCGAGACCGACGTCGCACCGCGGTGGGCCGGACTACGCGCGCAACCCGTGCACACCGACCTCACGCTCGACAATCTGTTGCTCGACGACGACCACCACGTCTGCGGCGTCCTCGACTTCGGCGATCTGACGCACACCGCTCTGGTTTGGGACGTGGCTGCCGCGCTGTCGTCGGTGGCATCGACTCGCACCGGGCGCGACCTGCACTCGACCATCGGGCTGTTCCTGGACGGCTACACGGCGGTCTGCCCGCTGGAACCCGTGGAACGCGAGGTGCTCGTCGACTCGCTGCGGCTGCGCACCGCGATCACGTTGAGCCTGTCGGCAGCGCGCCGCCGCGATCGCCCCGACGTCGCTGACTACCTGTCCAGCTGGGACGCCGGCGCGTGGAACCTGCTCCGCGAACTCGAGACACCACAACCCAAGCCGACGAATTTGCGCGCCCGCCGCGACAGAGTCTTCGGCACAGTGCTGGCGCCGCTGACGTACTCCGAGCCACTGACCCCCGTACGGGGAAGTGGCGCAACGCTGTACGACGCCGACGGCCGCGAGTACGTCGACGCCTACAACAACGTGCCCGTCGTCGGGCACGCGCACCCGCGGGTGGCGACGGCGATCGCCGATCAAGCCCGCCTGCTGAGCACCAACCTGCGCTACCTGCACCCGCGCGCCATCGAGCTCGCCGAGCGACTCGTCGCGACGATGCCCGCCGGACTCGACACCGTGCTGTTCCTGAACTCGGGCAGCGAGGCCGTCGACCTGGCGTGGCGCATCGCCGAGGCCGCCACCGGGAAGACCGGCGCACTGGTGTCCGACTTCGCCTACCACGGGGTGACGACGGCGACGACGGCCCTGTCGCCCGAGCAGTGGCGTGGCGGCTGGGCGCCGGAGCACGTGCGGACGTTCGCCGTGGGCTCGCAGCCGGAGGCGGACGGGGTCGCCGCCGTGTTCATCGAGCCGACCTACACCAGCGACGGAATCCTGGTGCCGGGCACCGACTATCACGCGTCCCTCACCGCAACCGCTCATGAGGCCGGTGCACTCGTCGTCGCCGACGAGGTACAGGCAGGCTTCGGCCGCGCGGGGGACCACTTGTGGTCGTTCGTCGGTGCGGGTATCACGCCGGACGTCGTCACGCTCGGCAAGCCGATGGGCAACGGCTTCCCGGTGGCCGCGGTCATCGCGCGCCGCGCCGATGTGGAGGCGTTGGCCGAGCGCACCGAGTTCTTCAGCACCTTCGCCGGCGGGCCCGTCGCCGCGGTGGCCGCCACCGCGGTACTCGACGTCATCGCCGACGAGAACCTGATCGAGCACGCCGGCGCCATGGGCGAACTGCTGCGACAGCGCTTGACCGAGAGCGGTTGCGACGTCCGAGGCCGCGGCCTGCTGATCGGCGTCGACCTCGGCGACGCCGCGCACGCCGGCCGGGTGCTCGACCACGCCCGCCGAAGCGGCGTGCTGATCGGCTCGACGGGTCCGTGCTCGGACGTTCTGAAGATCCGTCCGCCACTTGTCATTACACCCGAGCAGGTCGAGAGGGTGGCCGCCACCGTGCTTAATGCGATCGAGAGGGAGAGAGATGCCTGA
- a CDS encoding GntR family transcriptional regulator has product MTDPVTLRPIELPRSLTEDAADRIREQIILGGFRQGEHLKEAHIAEQLQVSRGPVREAFKILRSEGLVAEEPRRGVFVVSLTAKDVTDIYGLRAAIEELAARLVTQQQDAAAIATLRALVKGIGDAAATGDASAVARADVAFHQGLCALSGNSRVLEVFQRYVPTIRGLLRLDEQIMPSLDQVMCQHEPIVDAIAAGDEDLAAQLASEHVLEAGRLLVALLNEAK; this is encoded by the coding sequence ATGACCGATCCTGTGACGTTGCGGCCCATCGAGCTGCCGCGCTCGCTGACCGAGGACGCCGCCGACCGGATCCGCGAGCAGATCATCCTCGGTGGCTTCCGTCAGGGCGAGCACCTCAAGGAAGCGCACATCGCCGAGCAGCTCCAGGTCAGCCGCGGCCCCGTCCGTGAGGCGTTCAAGATTCTGCGCTCCGAGGGCCTCGTCGCCGAGGAACCCCGCCGCGGCGTGTTCGTCGTCAGCCTCACCGCCAAGGACGTCACCGACATCTACGGCCTGCGCGCCGCGATCGAGGAACTCGCGGCGCGGCTGGTGACCCAGCAGCAGGACGCCGCCGCCATCGCCACGTTACGAGCGCTGGTCAAGGGCATCGGCGACGCCGCCGCCACCGGTGACGCGTCCGCCGTCGCTCGCGCAGACGTCGCCTTCCACCAGGGCCTCTGCGCGCTGTCGGGAAACAGTCGCGTCCTCGAGGTCTTCCAGCGCTACGTGCCGACCATCCGCGGTCTGCTGCGGCTCGACGAGCAGATCATGCCGTCGCTGGATCAGGTCATGTGCCAGCACGAGCCGATCGTCGACGCGATCGCCGCCGGCGACGAGGATCTGGCCGCGCAACTGGCCAGCGAGCACGTGCTCGAGGCCGGCCGGCTACTGGTCGCGCTGCTCAACGAAGCCAAGTAG
- a CDS encoding dihydroxy-acid dehydratase produces the protein MPENLRSRDQFEGTDRSLQRAWIKGAGFTDEELAQPLVLIANTYQDFSPENAHLRTLVDAVKTGVRMGGATPIEFNTFHVTDSEAFAARSMRYVLPSRDVVADSIELMAEGHGVDALVLLTGGDKPTPGMMMAAARLNLPAILLYAGPTQYGVYRGKKLFLETVYDGVGEVVRGELDEATLKHWEDELFPGPGAGDTLTSGNTAGIYCEALGMSLPHTGTLPAGCNNQIRAAKYTGMRIVELLRDNVRPRDILTAEAFENALRVSLAVSGSTNLVLHFIAMAKEAGIELDFDTIDRIGRQTPTLAKLAPSGPWGVTELHAAGGVPAVLAELGDLIDKSTITVSGQTTGEIAAAAENLNPELLASRDNPIAPEGAIFILRGSLAPDGAVVKASGVAPSMWNFDGTAKVFEDEESAIEGILGGHVTPGTAIIIRNEGPRGGPGMREMLGATSAVVGMGLSESVTLITDGRFSGATHGPAIGYVGPEAADGGPIGLVQDGDRIVIDLRARRLDLDVPADVLEERRSRWTRREPNVKSGYLAFYARNVAPACEGAVMPR, from the coding sequence ATGCCTGAGAACCTGAGGAGTAGGGATCAGTTCGAGGGGACGGACCGCTCGCTGCAGCGGGCCTGGATCAAGGGCGCCGGGTTCACCGACGAGGAGCTCGCGCAGCCGCTGGTGCTGATCGCCAACACGTATCAGGACTTCTCTCCGGAAAACGCGCACCTGCGCACGCTCGTCGACGCGGTGAAGACCGGGGTGCGGATGGGCGGCGCAACGCCCATCGAGTTCAACACCTTCCACGTCACCGACAGCGAGGCGTTCGCGGCGCGCAGCATGCGCTACGTGCTGCCGAGCCGCGACGTGGTGGCCGACTCGATCGAGCTGATGGCCGAGGGCCACGGCGTCGATGCGCTGGTGCTGCTGACCGGCGGCGACAAGCCGACACCGGGCATGATGATGGCGGCCGCGCGGCTGAACCTGCCGGCGATCCTGCTGTACGCGGGCCCCACGCAGTACGGGGTGTACCGCGGCAAGAAGCTGTTCCTCGAGACGGTGTACGACGGCGTCGGCGAGGTGGTGCGCGGCGAGCTCGACGAGGCGACGCTCAAGCACTGGGAGGACGAGCTGTTCCCCGGGCCGGGGGCGGGCGACACCCTGACATCGGGCAACACCGCGGGCATCTACTGTGAGGCGTTGGGCATGTCGTTGCCGCACACTGGGACCCTGCCTGCGGGGTGCAACAACCAGATCCGAGCGGCGAAGTACACCGGGATGCGCATCGTGGAACTGTTGCGCGACAACGTCCGTCCGCGCGACATCCTCACCGCGGAGGCGTTCGAGAACGCGCTGCGCGTGTCGCTGGCGGTGTCCGGCTCGACGAACCTGGTGCTGCACTTCATCGCCATGGCGAAGGAGGCGGGCATCGAGCTGGACTTCGACACCATCGACCGGATCGGCCGGCAAACGCCGACATTGGCGAAGCTCGCGCCGTCGGGGCCGTGGGGCGTGACCGAGCTGCACGCGGCGGGCGGAGTGCCCGCGGTGCTCGCCGAACTCGGCGACCTGATCGACAAGTCGACCATCACGGTGTCCGGACAGACCACCGGCGAGATCGCCGCGGCGGCGGAGAACCTCAACCCCGAGCTGCTGGCATCCCGTGACAACCCGATCGCGCCGGAGGGGGCGATCTTCATCCTGAGGGGCAGCCTGGCGCCCGACGGTGCGGTGGTGAAGGCGTCCGGTGTGGCGCCGTCGATGTGGAACTTCGACGGCACGGCCAAGGTCTTCGAGGACGAGGAGTCCGCGATCGAGGGGATCCTGGGCGGCCACGTCACCCCGGGCACAGCGATCATCATCCGCAACGAGGGGCCCAGAGGCGGGCCGGGGATGCGCGAGATGCTCGGTGCGACATCAGCCGTCGTGGGGATGGGCCTGTCGGAGAGCGTCACGCTGATCACCGACGGCAGGTTCTCCGGGGCGACGCACGGTCCGGCGATCGGTTACGTCGGGCCGGAGGCGGCCGACGGTGGGCCGATCGGATTGGTGCAGGACGGGGATCGGATCGTCATCGACCTGCGTGCACGCCGCCTGGACCTGGACGTGCCCGCGGATGTGCTGGAAGAGCGGCGTTCTCGCTGGACCCGTCGCGAACCCAACGTGAAATCGGGATACTTGGCCTTCTATGCCAGGAACGTCGCACCAGCATGCGAAGGCGCCGTGATGCCCCGATGA